One window from the genome of Deinococcota bacterium encodes:
- the asnS gene encoding asparagine--tRNA ligase — MATVTISSLKEHIGEEVDVAGWLVGLRSSGKIAFLQLRDGSGFVQGVLAKSEVSGATFALARGLTQESSLRVSGTVRADARSPGGVELGVSSVELVQEPIGDYPISPKEHGVDFLMERRHLYLRHRGPWAVMRIRDELERAVHDFFAAQGFIRFDAPLFMPTAVEGTTNLFEVDLFGEDSAYLSQSGQLYAEAGALAFGKVYTFGPTFRAEKSKTRKHLLEFWMVEPEVAFLEFEGNMALQEDFLAYLVGRVLDRRGDELDILERDPAKLEPAAAGDFPRLSYDDALALLKEAGQPLDWGEDLGAPHETILGERFDRPVIIHAWPTVTKAFYMQPFADDPTRVRCNDVIAPEGYGELIGGSERIHDYDLLKRRIEEHGLPIAAFDWYLDLRKYGSVPHSGFGLGLERTLAWLTGLPHLREAIPFPRMLTRMRP; from the coding sequence ATGGCAACCGTGACCATCTCCTCCCTCAAGGAACATATCGGCGAAGAGGTCGACGTGGCCGGCTGGCTCGTCGGCTTAAGGAGCAGCGGCAAGATCGCCTTTTTGCAGCTCCGTGACGGCTCGGGCTTCGTGCAGGGCGTGCTCGCCAAGAGCGAGGTCTCCGGAGCGACCTTCGCATTGGCTCGGGGCCTCACCCAGGAGTCGAGCCTCAGGGTGTCGGGTACGGTGCGCGCCGACGCGCGCTCGCCCGGCGGCGTCGAACTCGGCGTCAGCAGCGTCGAGCTCGTTCAGGAGCCCATCGGCGACTATCCCATCAGCCCCAAGGAGCACGGGGTGGACTTCTTGATGGAGCGCCGCCACCTCTACTTGCGCCACCGCGGCCCCTGGGCGGTCATGCGCATCCGCGACGAGCTGGAAAGAGCGGTCCACGACTTTTTCGCGGCGCAGGGCTTTATCCGCTTCGACGCGCCGCTCTTTATGCCCACCGCCGTCGAGGGCACCACCAACCTCTTCGAGGTAGATCTCTTCGGCGAGGACTCGGCCTACCTCTCGCAGTCGGGCCAGCTCTACGCCGAGGCCGGAGCGCTCGCCTTCGGCAAGGTCTACACCTTTGGGCCGACCTTCCGGGCGGAAAAGTCCAAGACCCGCAAGCACCTCTTGGAGTTCTGGATGGTCGAGCCCGAGGTGGCCTTCTTGGAGTTTGAAGGGAACATGGCGCTCCAGGAGGACTTTCTCGCCTACCTGGTGGGCCGGGTGCTCGACAGGCGCGGCGATGAGCTCGACATCTTAGAGCGCGACCCCGCCAAGCTCGAGCCCGCCGCGGCGGGCGACTTCCCCAGGCTCTCCTACGACGACGCCTTGGCGCTGCTCAAAGAGGCCGGGCAGCCGCTCGACTGGGGTGAGGACCTGGGCGCCCCCCACGAGACCATCCTCGGCGAGCGCTTCGACAGACCGGTCATCATCCATGCCTGGCCGACCGTCACCAAGGCCTTCTACATGCAGCCCTTCGCCGACGATCCCACCCGGGTCAGGTGCAACGACGTCATCGCGCCCGAGGGTTACGGCGAGCTCATCGGCGGCTCCGAACGCATCCACGACTATGACCTTTTGAAGCGGCGCATCGAGGAGCACGGCCTGCCCATAGCGGCCTTTGACTGGTATTTGGACCTGCGCAAGTACGGCTCGGTGCCGCACTCGGGCTTCGGGCTCGGGCTCGAGCGCACGCTGGCCTGGCTAACCGGCCTCCCCCACCTGCGCGAGGCGATTCCCTTTCCCAGGATGCTCACGCGGATGAGGCCGTAG
- a CDS encoding GerMN domain-containing protein yields MKRAWARRRARALALLSPPALVGLLVFAAGLLSLLVIPLPRPTTPLTRIDLEGSLAAVPEPEEISLVVSDSNNLSRSVPVEVALPQGAEGRLEAVLTALRGYLSEAGPESPDGPLWPQALAAPRVFIVETGARASYVVLDFALAEAPEVSVSQELRLLASIRRTVRLHAGTDKVYFLVDGQPRPSLLGHVALEGALD; encoded by the coding sequence TTGAAGAGGGCCTGGGCACGGCGCCGCGCGCGCGCGCTCGCCCTGTTGAGTCCGCCGGCCCTGGTGGGGCTGCTCGTCTTCGCGGCGGGTCTGCTCAGCCTGCTGGTCATACCCCTGCCGCGGCCTACCACCCCCCTCACCCGGATCGACCTCGAGGGGAGCCTGGCCGCGGTCCCCGAGCCAGAGGAGATCAGCCTGGTGGTGAGCGACTCCAACAACCTGTCCCGCAGCGTCCCCGTCGAGGTGGCGCTGCCCCAGGGGGCGGAGGGGCGGCTCGAGGCCGTCCTGACGGCCCTGCGCGGCTACCTCTCGGAGGCCGGGCCGGAGAGCCCCGACGGCCCCTTGTGGCCCCAGGCCCTGGCGGCGCCGCGCGTCTTCATCGTCGAGACCGGCGCCAGGGCGAGCTATGTGGTCCTGGACTTCGCCCTGGCCGAGGCGCCGGAGGTATCGGTCAGCCAGGAACTCCGCCTGCTGGCCTCGATCCGGCGCACGGTGCGCCTCCACGCGGGCACGGACAAGGTCTACTTCCTCGTGGACGGCCAGCCCCGCCCCTCGCTGCTCGGCCACGTCGCGCTCGAGGGCGCGCTGGACTAG